In the Mauremys mutica isolate MM-2020 ecotype Southern chromosome 13, ASM2049712v1, whole genome shotgun sequence genome, one interval contains:
- the LOC123348651 gene encoding olfactory receptor 12-like — protein MSATEPVRAGNHTAETEFILLGFGRGLWMEMFPFVLFLVIYIITMLGNTILVLTIGTDSQLHTPMYFFLMNLSLLDIGNSSSIAPRAMVSFLSGSKAISYNGCATQFFFVTFFLTTEGFLLAAMAYDRYSAIRNPLRYPITMSKWVCIWLVVGSYTCGCVNAMVQTGFTFTLVFCGSNEMDHFFCDGPPLISLSCSDTFVNNIVMFTLCGLIIVNTALITLVSYVYIISTILRIRSAEGRHKTFSTCTSHLVVVTLFYVSTALMYAQPTRLAFLYPRKVVSVFYTLFAPMLNPFIYSLRNKDVKDALRRTMSKKCLKK, from the coding sequence atgtCAGCTACTGAGCCAGTAAGAGCGGGGAACCACACTGCAGAGACAGAATTCATCCTGTTGGGGTTTGGAAGAGGTCTGTGGATGGAGATGTTCCCCTTTGTGCTGTTCCTGGTGATTTACATAATAACCATGCTGGGAAACACCATCCTGGTCCTCACCATTGGAACTGATTCTcagcttcacacccccatgtacttcttcctcatGAACTTGTCACTCTTAGATATTGGCAACTCCTCCTCCATTGCCCCCAGAGCCATGGTGAGCTTCCTATCAGGGAGCAAAGCCATTTCCTACAATGGATGTGCCACCCAATTCTTCTTTGTCACTTTCTTCCTCACCACTGAAGGGTTCCTCCTGGCAGCAATGGCGTACGATCGATACTCCGCCATCCGCAACCCGCTCCGGTATCCCATCACCATGTCCAAGTGGGTTTGTATTTGGCTGGTGGTGGGATCATATACCTGTGGCTGTGTGAACGCCATGGTGCAAACAGGCTTCACCTTTACGCTAGTCTTTTGTGGGTCTAATGAGATGGATCATTTCTTCTGTGACGGCCCTCCCCTGATTAGTCTGTCCTGCAGCGACACGTTCGTCAATAACATTGTGATGTTTACCTTATGTGGCCTCATTATAGTGAACACTGCACTGATTACACTTGTCTCCTATGTCtatatcatctccaccatcctcaGGATTCGCTCTGCTGAGGGCAGACACAAAAccttctccacctgcacctcccacctcGTGGTTGTGACTTTATTTTATGTGTCCACTGCTTTGATGTATGCCCAGCCCACTAGGCTAGCTTTTCTGTACCCAAGGAAAGTGGTGTCCGTCTTTTATACTCTTTTTGCTCCCATGTTGAATCCTTTCATCTACAGCCTCAGGAACAAGGATGTGAAAGATGCTTTGAGAAGGACTATGAGCAAGAAATGTTTGAAAAAATGA